The Mustela erminea isolate mMusErm1 chromosome 6, mMusErm1.Pri, whole genome shotgun sequence genome includes a region encoding these proteins:
- the LOC116594097 gene encoding hsc70-interacting protein-like: MDPRKVSKLQAFVKMCKQDPSVLHTEEMRFLREWMESMGGKIPPATHKTKSEDSIKEEKPDSKKAEENIKTDEPSSEESDLEIDNEGVIEPDTDAPQEMGDENAEITEEMMDQANDKKVAAIDALNDGELQKAIDLFTDAIKLNPRLAILYAKRASVFIKLQKPNAAIRDCDRAIEINPDSAQPYKWRGKAHRLLGHWEEAAHDLALACKLDYDEDASAMLKEVQPRAQKIAEHRRKYERKREEREIKERIEKVKKAREEHERAQREKEARRQAGAQYGSFPGGFPGGMPGNFPGGMPGMAGGMPGMAGMPGLNEILSDPEVLAAMQDPEVMVAFQDVAQNPANMSKYQSNPKVMNLISKLSAKFGGQA; the protein is encoded by the coding sequence ATGGACCCCCGCAAAGTGAGCAAGCTTCAGGCTTTCGTGAAAATGTGTAAGCAGGATCCGAGCGTTCTGCACACCGAGGAAATGCGTTTCCTGCGGGAGTGGATGGAGAGCATGGGGGGTAAAATACCACCTGCCACTCATAAAACTAAATCAGAAGACagtatcaaggaagaaaaaccagataGTAAGAAGGCggaggaaaacataaagacagaTGAACCATCAAGTGAGGAGAGTGATCTAGAAATTGACAATGAAGGTGTGATTGAACCAGATACCGATGCCCCTCAAGAAATGGGAGATGAAAATGCAGAGATAACTGAGGAAATGATGGATCAGGCAAATGATAAAAAAGTGGCTGCCATTGATGCCCTAAATGATGGTGAACTACAGAAAGCCATTGACTTGTTCACAGATGCCATCAAACTAAATCCTCGCTTGGCCATTCTGTATGCCAAGAGAGCCAGTGTCTTCATCAAATTACAGAAGCCAAATGCTGCCATTCGAGACTGTGACAGAGCTATTGAAATAAATCCTGATTCAGCTCAGCCTTATAAGTGGCGCGGGAAAGCACATAGACTTCTGGGCCACTGGGAAGAAGCAGCACATGATCTTGCCCTTGCTTGCAAACTGGATTATGATGAAGATGCTAGTGCGATGCTGAAAGAAGTTCAACCGAGGGCCCAGAAAATTGCTGAACATCGGAGAAAATACGAGCGAAAACGTGAAGAGCgagagatcaaagaaagaatagaaaaggtTAAGAAGGCTCGGGAAGAACACgagagagcccagagggagaaagaagccagacgACAAGCAGGAGCTCAGTATGGCTCTTTCCCAGGTGGCTTTCCTGGGGGAATGCCTGGTAATTTTCCTGGAGGAATGCCTGGAATGGCAGGGGGGATGCCTGGAATGGCAGGAATGCCTGGGCTCAATGAAATTCTTAGTGATCCGGAAGTTCTTGCAGCCATGCAGGATCCAGAAGTTATGGTGGCCTTCCAGGATGTGGCCCAGAACCCAGCGAATATGTCAAAATATCAGAGCAACCCAAAGGTTATGAATCTCatcagtaaattgtcagccaaATTTGGAGGTCAAGCATAA